Within the Candidatus Liberimonas magnetica genome, the region CCTGATGGCTGAAAATGCAAGGATTGAGGAAATTTCTGCGCTTATTTCTGATTTGAATTTGTTCTGGGTCCCGAACTTTTGGGATGCGGAGGCGTCGACCAAAAGGATTACAGTTAACTCTCTTTCTTCGGTGAATTTTTTTACATAAGGCTTCCCGTAACGTGCAGTAACGTTCCAGTCGATAGAGCGTACGTCGTCTCCGGGCATGTATTCCCTTACTTCGGCAAACTCCATTCCCCGGCCTTTGAACACACTGGAATACTGGCCGGCAAATATCTCATTTACCATTTTTCCGGAACGTATCTCGATATGCCTTATTTGTTTTAATATCTCTTTTGGAATCATTTTATTAGACTACAGACTAGAGACAGCAGACCAGAGACTTGAGACTACAGACTTATAAATCTTTGGTTTTAGTCTGAAGTCTGTGGTCTGTAGTCTGTTACCTGCCGTTAAGGTACTTCTACTCCGTCAAAGACCTGTTTAACTATATCTTCACTGGTCGTTTCCTCGGCTTCAGCTTCATAAGTCGGTATGACCCTGTGCCTTAAGACATCAAGGCCTATCTCTTTCACGTCTTCGGGAGTCACATAGCCCCTGCCTTTGATGAAAGCATAGGCTTTTGCAGCCAGTGTCAGGCATATAGTAGCGCGGGGCGATGCACCGTAGGCTATAAGTGATTTCAGGTTCTCAAGTTTATAGTCTTCGGGTTTTCTTGTAGCAAATACGATATCAACTATATAATTCTTTACCTTTTCATCCACGTAGATATCGTGTACGATAGCCTTTACCTTTTTTATGTCTTCAGGCGTTATGACCGGGTTTACTTTTTCCAAGGTTTTGGACGTCATCCGCTCCAGTATCTGTTTTTCTTCTTCTTTGTTCGGATATGTTATCTTCAGTTTTAACATAAAACGGTCGATCTGAGCTTCAGGCAAAGGGTAGGTACCTTCCTGTTCTATAGGGTTTTGTGTTGCAAGGACCATAAACGGTTCAGGCAGAGCATGCGTAGTGTCGCCTATGGTTACCTGGTATTCCTGCATAGCTTCAAGAAGAGCGCTTTGGACCTTGGCCGGGGCGCGGTTTATTTCATCAGCAAGTATAAGGTTAGAGAATATCGGCCCTTTTTTAACGCTGAAACTTGCGTTTGACGGGTTGTAAACAAGGGTCCCTATCAAATCTGCAGGAAGAAGGTCCGGCGTGAACTGGATCCTCTGGAACTTTGTCCGTATAGCGCTTGACAAAGTCTTTACTGCGAGGGTTTTTGCAAGGCCCGGGACGCCTTCTATCAGGATATGCCCGTCAGCCAGAAGGCCTATAAGCATCCTTTCTAATATATAATTTTGTCCTACGATGACCTTGTTTATTTCGCTCAGTAACTGTGCTACAAAGATGCTTTCCTGTTTGACTTTTTCATTGATCTGACGGATATCCATCGGTGTTGTCATAAAGGCCTCCCTTATGTCGCGTCCCCGCCTTGGGCGGGGACTTACCTTCTCCCGCTCTCTGCGGGAGAAGGATTGTTCCGGCTCGATATGAAACTGCTCGCCGGAACGCTCCCAATAGGGAAACCTTTGGTTTCCCTTCTTGTGTCCGCCATTGAACCTTTGGCGGACTGTCATCCCTTCCTAAATTGTAGTGAACTTATTTAAAAGCGTAGAGCGGATAGTGCTTAGCGTATAGTTACAACCTTTGATTTTTCTAAGCGCAATATTTTAAAAAAGCGCATAGAGTATAGAGAATGACGGATAGAAAAAAATCATGAGTTGTTTTTGATTTTTATTATCCGCTCTACGCTCTACGCTATCCGCTATTTATTATTCTCTTATTTCTCCGTTACCGTGAACTATATATTTTGTTGTCGTTAACTCTTTAATTCCCATAGTGCCTCTTGCATGGAGCTTTTGGGTAGAGATGCCTATCTCTGAACCGAGCCCAAAGACCGAGCCGTCATGGAGCCTCGTGGAAGCATTATGAAATACGGCTGCAGCATCAACTTCCTTCAAAAACTTATCGGCGGTTTGTTTATTTTCTGTGATTATCGCTTCCGAATGGCCTGAACCGTACTTATTGATATGGTTAATGGCCTCTTCAGCGGAATCTACGACTTTTATAGACAGTACCAGGTCTAAATATTCGGTTGACCAGTCTTCTTCTTTTGCGGGTATAACTTCGGGTACTATGCTTTTTGTGATCTGGCAGCCCCTGACTTCTACTCCCTGTTCTTTGTAGGTATTACACAGAGGCGGAAGAAAACTTTTTGCGATATCTTTATGCATTAAAAGAGTTTCCAGGGCATTACAAACCCCCGGCCTCTGGCATTTTGCATTGACCGCTATCTTTTTAGCCATTTCCAGGTTTGCATCTTTATCGATGTAGGTGTGGCAAAGGCCTTTTCCATGTGAAAGAACAGGAACCGTAGCCTGCTGTCTGATATCTCTTATCATCTGTTCTCCGCCGCGCGGTATAACTAGGTCTATGAGGTTATCGAGCTTCACAAGTTCGAATATAGCTTCCCTGTCAGTCGTTTCTATAAACCCGATCGCTCCTTCCGGCAGGCCTGCTGTACCTGCTGCCTGGGCTATTATTTTAAACAGTGTATGGTTGGTGTTTATAGCTTCTGAACCGCCGCGCAGGATGACAGCGTTCCCTGCTTTTAGGCAAAGGCCTGTGGCATCTACGGTAACATTTGGCCTTGATTCATAGATCATGGCGATAACGCCAAGAGGGACCTTAATTTTTTGTATATGGATACCCAGTGGCGGCGTCCAGTCTGCTATTATCTCGCCTACAGGATCGGGCAATACTGCTACATCTTTTAAGCCTCTTGTCATTTCGCTTATTCTTTTTTCGTTCAAAGCCAGCCTGTCTATAAGTGCATCGTTAAGCCCTGACTCTTTTGCAGCTTCGACATCTATTTCGTTCCTGAAAAGTATCTCGTCTTTTTGCTTAGCTATGGCGTCAGCCAGGGCAAGCAGTATCTTATTTTTTTGATCGCTTGTAAACCCTGCCAATTTCCTTGAAGCCAGCTTAGCGGCTATAGATTTTGCAATAATCAATTGTTTTAATTCTTTGGTTTCCATTTTACGCCTCATTAATTAGCACTCTTAATACTACAGTGCTAATTATACCACTTGACATTAATTTTGTCAAGCTGATTGTTTCTGATTCATTACTCGGAACTCGGGGGTAGTTCTGAATTTTATGCCGTTCTTTTATTCTTTATCCAGTTAAGGAGCCCGCCGGCAAGTATTATATCCCTTTGGCGCGCAGTCAAGTCATACTGAAGTATGATTTGTGTGTTTGTCCTTTCCACGGTTACTTTAACTACGCTTTTGTTCTTTAGACAATGGATCAAGTCGTTAAGTTCCAGTTTATCCCTTAATTCTATCTTGTCATAATCTTCCGGGTCAAGGAACGTTAACGGGAGTATCCCGAAGTTTATAAGGTTGGCGAGATGTATCCTGGCAAATGATTTTGCCAGAACTGCCTTAATATCCAAAAACCTGGGTGCAAGGGCTGCATGTTCCCTTGATGAACCTTGCCCGTAGTTTTCACCTGCGATTATTACGCCGCCGTTATGAAAGACAGCATTTTCTTTGGTTCTTTTTATAAAATCCTTGTCCACGTTATGGAAAGTGTATTCGGCTATCGCCGGCAGGTTCGAACGTAAAGGCAGAATTTTTGAACCTGCAGGAAGAATATGGTCTGTAGTTATGTTGTCTCCGAGCTTTATTAATACTAAAGGCCGGATCTTATCTGGTAATTTATCAAACTGTGGAAGGGGCTTAATGTTCGGGCCTCTTAGGACTTCCGTTTTTTGCGGGTTTTTTGAAGGGGGAATAAAAAGCTTATCATTAATATCGAGTTTTTTCGGTAAATTAATCTTGATAGCTTTTCCAAGCTTATCTGGGTCTGTGATCTTTCCGAAAACGGCGGCAGCTATAGCTGTCTCTGGCGAGCAAAGATAGACTTTGGCATCTTTTGTTCCAGACCTTCCTTCAAAATTACGGTTAAAGGTCCTGAGCGACACGGCTCCGCTTGACGGTGATTGCCCCATGCCGATACACGGCCCGCAGGAACATTCAAGGACTCTGGCATTGCTTGCTACGATATCGGCTAATGCTCCTGTTTTTGCAAGCATCACGAGGACCTGTTTTGAGCCAGGAGAAAGGACAAGGCTGACATTCGGGTGCACTTTTCTGGTTTTTAAAACTTTTGCGATAAGCATCATGTCTTTTAAGGAAGAATTTGTGCAGGAACCTATGGCTACCTGCTGTACTTCGATGTTTTCTACTTCTTTTACTTTCTTGACATTGTCCGGGCTGTGCGGCAGGGCTATCATAGGTTCAAGTCTGCTCAGGTCTACCTGCATTTGTTCGTCATAAATAGCATCCTGGCTTGCCGACAGTTCCTCAAAATCCTTTATGCGGTTTTGATCTTTCAGGAATTTTTTTGTTATTTCGTCAGAAGGGAATATAGATGTAGTCAACCCGAGCTCAGTGCCCATATTAGTGATCGTGGCGCGTTCTTCTACGCTTAAAAACTTAATCCCGGGGCCGCAGAATTCCAATATCTTGCCCCGGCCGCCTTTGACGCTTAACTGCCTCAAGAGCTCTAAGATTATATCCTTTGCGCTAACCCAGGGTTTTAATTTTTCTGTGAGCGTTACCTTAACTATCTTGGGCATAGTTACATAGAACGGTTCTCCTGCCAGAGCACACGCCACGTCAAGCCCCCCTGCACCGAAGGCAAGCATTCCAAGGCCTCCTGCTGTAGGTGTATGAGAATCAGAACCTATCAAGGTCTGTCCTGGGACTCCGTACCTTTCTAAATGAAGCTGATGGCATATGCCGTTTCCCGCAGGAGAGAAATATATGCCGTATTTGGACGCTATTGACTGTAAAAATCTATGGTCATCCGCATTTTCAAAGCCTGTTTGCAGGGTATTATGATCGATATAACTTACCGAAAGCTTTGTTTTAACTTTAGGTATTCCCATAGCTTCAAACTGCAGGTATGCCAACGTACCTGTGGCGTCCTGGGTCAAGGTTTGGTCTATTTTAAGGCCTATCTCTACGCCAGGTACCATTTTTCCTGAAACCAGGTGCTTTGAAATGATTTTTTGAGTAATGTTCATATTTATAACCTGCTCCGTTTATTCTAAGTAGAATAACCGATAAAGGACAACCTATTTTATAAAATTTAGTTTTATAAATCAACAAGTTTGATTTTATAATTTTTGCATAGACATTGGGGCAAAATTAGAACTTAAAAGTGGCAGATATCCGGTGGGTTGCTTCTAAATTTCCTGCTGAACTTATATAGGCGTAATCAATTCTTATTACATTGTGTTTCCAGTCACGGTTTACCGCTTCTTTCCACCAGGCCCCCTCACTTTGCGTTTTTAGAACGACCGGTGTCAAGAACCCTGCTCCGGCAGAAAAGCCGACAGAATCGCTTGCATTATAGCCTGCTCTTAAAAAGAAGGAATCGCTCATTCTATATTCGCTTCCAATGTGAAAACGGCTATCGGCATCGTTAGGCATCTCTTCATCTGCCGTAAATATTATTTTGGGTGAAACCATATAGGCCAGACCTGCAGTTATGTTCATGGGAAGCTGGTTTTCAACGTCTGAGATTTTTATCTTTTGACCGATATTCTGTGCGCAAACGCCAAAATTCAAGTTCCTTGAAAATTTATACAACAAACCGGCATCGGCGACAAAGCTTGCAGCGGAATAATCTCCAAGGTTTTGCTGAAAATATTTCGCATGGGCACCAAAACTGATATTTGAAGTTGCCGGGAAAGAATATCCAATGCCTCCGACAAGGCTATTTAAGCTGATAGTTTTTATTACTGTTCCTGCTCCATCCCTTGCATCAAGGTTCCCCATGGATATATAGTTAACGTCGAGTATAATGGAACTGTTGACATTTTTTCCTGCAGGTATTGAAATCGCTGCATAGGAACCCATTAGGTCGCTTATATAATCAGAGTAGGCAAAATGCAACTGCATTCCGTCCGTAAAAGTAAGGGCTGCAGGGTTCCACCAGACAGATTCTATGTCTTTATCCATAGCGACGTAAGCGCCGCCCATGCCCAGTGCTCTTGCTCCCTGTTCCATTCTCAAAAACACAGCTGTGGATGTGCCTGCATCGGTACCTGCAGCAAAAGTTGGAATAACTGATATTAAAAATATACTTGATATTATCAATGCTTTCTTCATTTTTTATCCTAAAGTTCCTTATTGCACAATGACCAGTTTGTTAAGTGCTTTCTTGTCGCTGGAGTTTCCAATATTTATTCTATAAAGATAAAGCCCAGTCGCAAGTTTTTTACCTGCCTGGTTTATTAAGCCCCAGGGCCGCTTTATTTCGCCGGAGGCTGCGGGCCAAGGTTCTGTATATACCAGCTCACCTAAGATGTTGAATACTTCCAGTGTTGCAGTTGTTACAGAAGCCGCATTGTATGCGAATGTCACCGCAGCTACGCCTTTTGCAGGGTTTGGATATACATATATTGACTGCTGCAATGCCGCCTGCAGGCCTGCCTGTGTGACGCTTAAGCTAAATGAATATTTAGTATTATCGGTTGTAGTGTTCCCTGCATTATCTTTAGCTACTATTTGTATTTTATAATAAGCATAGGTGCTTTGTGGCGCACAGGTAAAAGTTATTACGTTTCCCCCGCTGGTACCGTGAGTACCTGCGATTGCATTAGAGATCGAAGTTGGGCTCAAACCGCCGAGCACTGTTACTCCTGAACCTGTTGTTGTACTTAAACTGAGGCTTGACCCGCCGGTGTCCTCAAGCGTAACTGTGATCGTTGTAAAAGGCTGGGAGAGGATCGGGCTTACTGAAAATACCGAAGTTCCATCAACTGTTACATCTGTAATAGTGGGTGCAGTTGAATCACCGGCAACCTGGGCTACTGTCTTGTCTATCGTTATATTTCCGATTATTACCTTATCATTACCCGAGTTATCAATCGCGTGGTTTCCTGAATCGTCTATGCCTGAAACAGTAAATACATAGTTGTCATTGGGAAGCGACATTCCAGCTTCGTCATAACCGTCCCATGTCTCATCCTGGTCGCCTGCTGAGCGGTTAAATACAAATACTTTTTTGATATTATTTTTATTAAATGGAATGGGGTCGCCTGGAACATAACTATAGGTGGATGAACTTAGATAGTGGAGACTCCCTGTAGTCTGGCTCATATAAAATGTTGTCCCCGGAGAACATATAATTATTTTTATCTTTGCTCCGCCCATCTGTGAGTTAGCACCGGCTAAAGTATATTTTATGTGGCCAAGAGGTGTATCCTGGGTTATTCCAAGAGATGCTACATTGATGAGCCTGAGGACATCAAATGCTATGGTTCCTTCAATATTGTGGCTGTCCGTAATATTTTTGTTAAAAAAGCTGCCGGATTGCCCCCAAAACTCTATAGCATCAACTGTGTATCTGTAAACATCGTTGTTAACGATAAGCCCTTTTTCGTTTCTGCCGTCCCAACTCTCTACCTGGACTGTTTTATCCCAGTCATCAGGAGATGCGCCTTTGTCTATTGACGATATATTATCGCCTTCTTTCCTTGGAGCTGAACTTACGACAACCCTTACTAATGTATCATCGCTGGTAATTGGCGTCTGTTTCCTGTCCCATATTTTCATTGTTACAAATCCGTTTTTGCTCAGGTAATAATTAAACTTGAAAGGCGGGCCGTAATGTAATTCCTTGGTTACGTCTCCAACAGAAGTGTAAACTATTCCTTGATCTATATTAATATGGGTTACATCTACATTTACATAATTTGCAGCCAAGAAATCAGCCGCAGTTTTTGATGGATATGCCCTGACAAAGTATCCTCCGTTATGTTTATGCTGTCCAGCACCATGCTCATTTATGAAGCAATCCCATGTAAAAGTAGGAGTACATGAGAATGTTGTGCTACTAAAAAAAAGGTTATAGCCAGTTATAATAGGCACTTGAATTCTAGTTCCTGAAAGTAAGGTGCTTTTAACATTAATGGCGGTCACAATATCAAGAAAAATATCCGGCTGTGATGTGGGGTCAAAACCATCACCGGTTCCGGCAACAGTGAATGTAAGTCTTATTGTTTGGGAATCGTAACCGACTTGATAGGTGTTTATCCCGTCTACTGTTGTAGTTACATTTGTAATGCTTATCGGCCCGGAAATAGCTGTTACAGTTTTTGGGCCCATTACGGCGCTAACCGTGCCTCCAGAAGAATCAAAAGCAACTATACTGACATAATACCTTGTATTTGTGATGGTGTTGGAATAAAACACATGCATATCCGCCTGGCCCAGGTAAGGAGCTGATATCTTCTGCACTGAATTGTTTCCTTCTAATTGGGCAAAGGACAACCCCCCTATGCTTATCGTTGCAATATAGATGTAATAGTCGGTAGACAAAGTCGGAGAGCCGTGAACGTTCCAGAAAATGGCAAGAGTGCCGCTATAGTTTTTTACGGTTTGAAAGACTGGATCTGGTGGTGCAGCGATACAAAATGAAGATGAAACTAAGATGAGTGTGATTATGAAAAATAAGGAAAAGCAGAGTTTTCGCATAATTTAAACAAATTATAGTAGAAAAATAAAAATTTGTCAACCCCTTATTAAATAACAAATAGAAAACAATAAAAATCCTAAATTATAGGTCAAAATAAATGATATAATTTCAAAATTCAAAAGATTATTTGGGTAGTTCAGTCTATTATTTTTCAATTATTGTTGGGATTTATACGGTTTGTGTTTTTTTAATTGTTTTTGTATCTGTTTTTTCAAACACAAGTGTTTCTTCCGTGCCTTTGCGCTCCGCATCTGCAACAACCTTGTCGCCTTCTTTAAACTCTCCTGCGATTATTTTAGTTGAAAGGGGATTTAAAATGAGTTTTTGGATAGTCCGTTTAAGAGGCCTGGCTCCGAAAGCAGGGTCATAACCTTCGCGGGCAATAACATTTCGCGCATTTTTTGTCAATTCAAGCGTTATCTTTTTTTCTAACAACCTTTTTTCAACCAGTTTCAGTTGTATATCGATTATGGCCTGGAGTTCTTCGGCCCCGAGTTTGTTAAAAATTATTATCTCATCTATGCGGTTTAAAAATTCCGGCCTGAAATGCGCATGGAGCGCTTCGTTGATCCTGTTTTTCATCTCATCGTATTTTACCGCTTCCTGTATCCAGCTGGAGCCTATATTGGACGTCATAATAAGAACGGAATTTTTGAAATCAATAGTCCTTCCCTGGCCGTCGGTCAACCTGCCGTCGTCAAGTATCTGAAGAAGTATATTGAAAACATCGTGATG harbors:
- a CDS encoding MoxR family ATPase, encoding MTTPMDIRQINEKVKQESIFVAQLLSEINKVIVGQNYILERMLIGLLADGHILIEGVPGLAKTLAVKTLSSAIRTKFQRIQFTPDLLPADLIGTLVYNPSNASFSVKKGPIFSNLILADEINRAPAKVQSALLEAMQEYQVTIGDTTHALPEPFMVLATQNPIEQEGTYPLPEAQIDRFMLKLKITYPNKEEEKQILERMTSKTLEKVNPVITPEDIKKVKAIVHDIYVDEKVKNYIVDIVFATRKPEDYKLENLKSLIAYGASPRATICLTLAAKAYAFIKGRGYVTPEDVKEIGLDVLRHRVIPTYEAEAEETTSEDIVKQVFDGVEVP
- a CDS encoding PorV/PorQ family protein, with translation MKKALIISSIFLISVIPTFAAGTDAGTSTAVFLRMEQGARALGMGGAYVAMDKDIESVWWNPAALTFTDGMQLHFAYSDYISDLMGSYAAISIPAGKNVNSSIILDVNYISMGNLDARDGAGTVIKTISLNSLVGGIGYSFPATSNISFGAHAKYFQQNLGDYSAASFVADAGLLYKFSRNLNFGVCAQNIGQKIKISDVENQLPMNITAGLAYMVSPKIIFTADEEMPNDADSRFHIGSEYRMSDSFFLRAGYNASDSVGFSAGAGFLTPVVLKTQSEGAWWKEAVNRDWKHNVIRIDYAYISSAGNLEATHRISATFKF
- a CDS encoding T9SS type A sorting domain-containing protein encodes the protein MRKLCFSLFFIITLILVSSSFCIAAPPDPVFQTVKNYSGTLAIFWNVHGSPTLSTDYYIYIATISIGGLSFAQLEGNNSVQKISAPYLGQADMHVFYSNTITNTRYYVSIVAFDSSGGTVSAVMGPKTVTAISGPISITNVTTTVDGINTYQVGYDSQTIRLTFTVAGTGDGFDPTSQPDIFLDIVTAINVKSTLLSGTRIQVPIITGYNLFFSSTTFSCTPTFTWDCFINEHGAGQHKHNGGYFVRAYPSKTAADFLAANYVNVDVTHINIDQGIVYTSVGDVTKELHYGPPFKFNYYLSKNGFVTMKIWDRKQTPITSDDTLVRVVVSSAPRKEGDNISSIDKGASPDDWDKTVQVESWDGRNEKGLIVNNDVYRYTVDAIEFWGQSGSFFNKNITDSHNIEGTIAFDVLRLINVASLGITQDTPLGHIKYTLAGANSQMGGAKIKIIICSPGTTFYMSQTTGSLHYLSSSTYSYVPGDPIPFNKNNIKKVFVFNRSAGDQDETWDGYDEAGMSLPNDNYVFTVSGIDDSGNHAIDNSGNDKVIIGNITIDKTVAQVAGDSTAPTITDVTVDGTSVFSVSPILSQPFTTITVTLEDTGGSSLSLSTTTGSGVTVLGGLSPTSISNAIAGTHGTSGGNVITFTCAPQSTYAYYKIQIVAKDNAGNTTTDNTKYSFSLSVTQAGLQAALQQSIYVYPNPAKGVAAVTFAYNAASVTTATLEVFNILGELVYTEPWPAASGEIKRPWGLINQAGKKLATGLYLYRINIGNSSDKKALNKLVIVQ
- a CDS encoding aconitate hydratase, with amino-acid sequence MNMNITQKIISKHLVSGKMVPGVEIGLKIDQTLTQDATGTLAYLQFEAMGIPKVKTKLSVSYIDHNTLQTGFENADDHRFLQSIASKYGIYFSPAGNGICHQLHLERYGVPGQTLIGSDSHTPTAGGLGMLAFGAGGLDVACALAGEPFYVTMPKIVKVTLTEKLKPWVSAKDIILELLRQLSVKGGRGKILEFCGPGIKFLSVEERATITNMGTELGLTTSIFPSDEITKKFLKDQNRIKDFEELSASQDAIYDEQMQVDLSRLEPMIALPHSPDNVKKVKEVENIEVQQVAIGSCTNSSLKDMMLIAKVLKTRKVHPNVSLVLSPGSKQVLVMLAKTGALADIVASNARVLECSCGPCIGMGQSPSSGAVSLRTFNRNFEGRSGTKDAKVYLCSPETAIAAAVFGKITDPDKLGKAIKINLPKKLDINDKLFIPPSKNPQKTEVLRGPNIKPLPQFDKLPDKIRPLVLIKLGDNITTDHILPAGSKILPLRSNLPAIAEYTFHNVDKDFIKRTKENAVFHNGGVIIAGENYGQGSSREHAALAPRFLDIKAVLAKSFARIHLANLINFGILPLTFLDPEDYDKIELRDKLELNDLIHCLKNKSVVKVTVERTNTQIILQYDLTARQRDIILAGGLLNWIKNKRTA
- a CDS encoding glutamate-5-semialdehyde dehydrogenase, with the translated sequence METKELKQLIIAKSIAAKLASRKLAGFTSDQKNKILLALADAIAKQKDEILFRNEIDVEAAKESGLNDALIDRLALNEKRISEMTRGLKDVAVLPDPVGEIIADWTPPLGIHIQKIKVPLGVIAMIYESRPNVTVDATGLCLKAGNAVILRGGSEAINTNHTLFKIIAQAAGTAGLPEGAIGFIETTDREAIFELVKLDNLIDLVIPRGGEQMIRDIRQQATVPVLSHGKGLCHTYIDKDANLEMAKKIAVNAKCQRPGVCNALETLLMHKDIAKSFLPPLCNTYKEQGVEVRGCQITKSIVPEVIPAKEEDWSTEYLDLVLSIKVVDSAEEAINHINKYGSGHSEAIITENKQTADKFLKEVDAAAVFHNASTRLHDGSVFGLGSEIGISTQKLHARGTMGIKELTTTKYIVHGNGEIRE